In Agromyces sp. G08B096, a genomic segment contains:
- the rpmJ gene encoding 50S ribosomal protein L36, which yields MKVNPSVKRICDKCKIIRRHGRVMVICENPRHKQRQG from the coding sequence GTGAAGGTCAACCCCAGCGTCAAGCGCATCTGCGACAAGTGCAAGATCATCCGCCGCCACGGCCGCGTCATGGTGATCTGCGAGAACCCGCGCCACAAGCAGCGCCAGGGCTAG
- the rpsM gene encoding 30S ribosomal protein S13: MARLAGVDIPREKRVEIALTYIYGVGRTRALQTLAETGIDGNIRVRDLTDDQLVALRDYIEGNYKVEGDLRREVAADIRRKVEIGSYEGIRHRKGLPVRGQRTKTNARTRKGPKRTVAGKKKPGRK; this comes from the coding sequence ATGGCACGTCTGGCAGGAGTCGACATCCCGCGCGAGAAGCGCGTGGAGATCGCACTGACCTACATCTACGGCGTCGGCCGCACTCGCGCGCTGCAGACGCTCGCGGAGACCGGCATCGACGGGAACATCCGCGTCCGCGACCTCACCGACGACCAGCTCGTCGCCCTCCGCGACTACATCGAGGGCAACTACAAGGTGGAGGGCGACCTCCGCCGCGAGGTGGCCGCCGACATCCGCCGCAAGGTCGAGATCGGCTCGTACGAGGGCATCCGGCACCGCAAGGGCCTGCCCGTCCGCGGCCAGCGCACCAAGACCAACGCTCGTACCCGCAAGGGCCCGAAGCGCACCGTCGCCGGCAAGAAGAAGCCCGGCCGCAAGTAA
- the rpsK gene encoding 30S ribosomal protein S11 codes for MAAPKAATRKPRKKEKKNIAVGQAHIKSTFNNTIVSITDTTGAVISWASSGGVGFKGSRKSTPFAAQLAAESAARQAQEHGMKKVDVFVKGPGSGRETAIRSLQAAGLEVGSITDVTPQAHNGVRPPKRRRV; via the coding sequence ATGGCAGCACCCAAGGCGGCTACTCGCAAGCCGCGCAAGAAGGAAAAGAAGAACATCGCCGTGGGCCAGGCCCACATCAAGTCGACGTTCAACAACACCATCGTGTCGATCACCGACACGACCGGTGCCGTGATCAGCTGGGCGTCCTCGGGCGGCGTCGGCTTCAAGGGCTCGCGCAAGTCGACCCCGTTCGCCGCGCAGCTGGCCGCCGAGTCGGCCGCCCGCCAGGCGCAGGAGCACGGCATGAAGAAGGTCGACGTCTTCGTGAAGGGCCCCGGCTCGGGCCGCGAGACCGCGATCCGCTCGCTCCAGGCGGCGGGCCTCGAGGTCGGCAGCATCACGGATGTCACGCCGCAGGCGCACAACGGCGTTCGTCCGCCGAAGCGTCGCCGCGTCTAA
- a CDS encoding DNA-directed RNA polymerase subunit alpha — protein sequence MLIAQRPTLTEENISEFRSRFVIEPLEPGFGYTLGNSLRRTLLSSIPGAAVTSIRIDGVLHEFSTVPGVKEDVTEIILNIKNLVVSSEHDEPITAYLRKQGAGEVTAADISAPAGVEVHNPDLVIATLNDSAKFELELTIERGRGYVSASQNRNEYSEAGQIPVDSIYSPVLKVTYRVEATRAGERTDFDRLVVDVETKAAISPRDAIASAGRTLVELFGLARELNTAAEGIEIGPAPVDAVLSSELSIPIEDLDLSVRSYNCLKREGINTVSELVALSESQLMNIRNFGQKSVDEVKDKLTEMGLSLKDSVPGFDGAHFYTGFDDEN from the coding sequence GTGCTGATCGCACAGCGCCCGACGCTCACCGAAGAGAACATCTCGGAGTTCCGTTCGCGGTTCGTGATCGAGCCCCTCGAGCCGGGCTTCGGCTACACCCTGGGCAACTCGCTCCGTCGCACCCTCCTCTCCTCCATCCCCGGCGCCGCCGTGACGAGCATCCGCATCGACGGCGTGCTCCACGAGTTCTCGACCGTCCCGGGCGTGAAGGAGGATGTCACCGAGATCATCCTCAACATCAAGAACCTGGTCGTCTCCAGCGAGCACGACGAGCCCATCACCGCCTACCTGCGCAAGCAGGGCGCCGGTGAGGTCACCGCAGCCGACATCTCCGCTCCGGCGGGGGTCGAGGTGCACAACCCCGACCTCGTCATCGCGACCCTCAACGACTCGGCGAAGTTCGAGCTCGAGCTCACGATCGAGCGCGGCCGCGGCTACGTCTCCGCCAGCCAGAACCGCAACGAGTACTCCGAGGCCGGCCAGATCCCGGTCGACTCGATCTACTCGCCGGTGCTCAAGGTCACCTACCGCGTCGAGGCGACGCGTGCCGGTGAGCGCACCGACTTCGACCGCCTCGTGGTCGACGTCGAGACGAAGGCGGCGATCTCGCCGCGCGACGCCATCGCATCGGCCGGCCGCACCCTGGTCGAGCTGTTCGGCCTCGCCCGCGAGCTGAACACCGCAGCCGAGGGCATCGAGATCGGGCCCGCCCCGGTCGACGCCGTGCTCTCGAGCGAACTCTCGATCCCGATCGAGGACCTCGACCTGTCGGTGCGCAGCTACAACTGCCTCAAGCGCGAGGGCATCAACACGGTGTCCGAGCTCGTCGCCCTGTCCGAGTCGCAGCTGATGAACATCCGCAACTTCGGTCAGAAGTCGGTCGACGAGGTCAAGGACAAGCTCACGGAGATGGGTCTGTCGCTGAAGGACTCGGTCCCCGGTTTCGACGGCGCCCACTTCTACACGGGCTTCGACGACGAGAACTAG
- the rplQ gene encoding 50S ribosomal protein L17: MPKPTKGPRLGGGPAHERLMLANLAAALFTHKRITTTETKAKRLRPVAERLVTFAKRGDLHARRRVLSVIGDKSVVHELFAVIAPQVADREGGYTRITKIGNRKGDNAPMAVIELVLEPVTPKQRAAKPAAEAPAPAAEEPAEAPAEETVTESEAAVDEAAGAEAAEAEAPAEESVEAEAK, translated from the coding sequence ATGCCGAAGCCCACGAAGGGCCCCCGCCTCGGAGGCGGACCCGCGCACGAGCGGTTGATGCTCGCGAACCTCGCCGCCGCGCTGTTCACGCACAAGCGCATCACGACCACCGAGACGAAGGCGAAGCGGCTCCGCCCGGTCGCCGAGCGTCTCGTCACCTTCGCCAAGCGCGGCGACCTGCACGCCCGTCGCCGCGTCCTCTCGGTGATCGGCGACAAGTCGGTCGTGCACGAGCTGTTCGCGGTCATCGCGCCGCAGGTGGCCGACCGTGAGGGCGGCTACACCCGCATCACGAAGATCGGCAACCGCAAGGGCGACAACGCGCCCATGGCGGTCATCGAGCTCGTCCTCGAGCCCGTGACCCCGAAGCAGCGCGCCGCGAAGCCCGCCGCCGAGGCGCCGGCTCCCGCTGCCGAGGAGCCCGCGGAGGCTCCTGCCGAGGAGACCGTCACCGAGTCGGAGGCCGCGGTCGACGAGGCCGCCGGCGCCGAGGCCGCTGAGGCCGAGGCTCCCGCCGAGGAGAGCGTCGAGGCCGAGGCGAAGTAA
- the truA gene encoding tRNA pseudouridine(38-40) synthase TruA, producing MDERAAVESAETVRIRLAIAYDGAGFAGWSRQPGLRTVQGVLEEALAILFRRAGVAPRLTVAGRTDAGVHALGQVAHLDVPADAFDAVTRARRGDAAAGRSSDPGGVLVRRLTGILGASDADVVVSRAEPAPDGFDARFSAIWRRYEYRVADAAAIRDPLARGRTVWLPRDLDEAAMDAAARSLTGLHDFAAYCKPREEATTIRTLQDYRWSRREDGVLAAELQADAFCHSMVRALVGACVAVGEGRLDPDDPARLLAARERTSAFKVMPAKGLVLTEVGYPPDAELAARAEQTRARRELRVDGVIG from the coding sequence GTGGACGAGCGGGCGGCGGTCGAGAGCGCGGAGACCGTTCGCATCCGGCTCGCCATCGCGTACGACGGCGCCGGCTTCGCCGGTTGGAGCCGGCAGCCGGGGCTGCGCACGGTGCAGGGTGTGCTGGAGGAGGCGCTCGCGATCCTGTTCCGGCGCGCCGGAGTCGCCCCGAGGCTGACGGTCGCCGGACGGACGGACGCCGGCGTCCACGCCCTCGGACAGGTCGCCCACCTCGACGTGCCGGCCGACGCGTTCGACGCCGTCACGCGGGCGCGTCGGGGAGATGCCGCGGCCGGCCGGAGCAGCGATCCCGGCGGGGTGCTCGTCCGGAGGCTCACGGGCATCCTCGGGGCATCCGACGCCGACGTGGTCGTCTCACGGGCCGAGCCCGCACCCGACGGGTTCGACGCGCGGTTCTCCGCGATCTGGCGGCGATACGAGTACCGGGTGGCGGACGCCGCCGCGATTCGCGACCCGCTCGCGCGCGGGCGCACCGTCTGGCTGCCGCGCGACCTCGACGAGGCGGCGATGGATGCCGCTGCCCGGTCGTTGACTGGCCTCCACGACTTCGCGGCGTACTGCAAGCCGCGCGAGGAGGCGACCACGATCCGAACCCTGCAGGACTACCGGTGGTCGCGCCGCGAGGACGGCGTGCTCGCGGCCGAGCTCCAGGCCGATGCCTTCTGCCACTCCATGGTGCGTGCGTTGGTCGGCGCCTGCGTGGCCGTCGGCGAGGGCCGGCTCGACCCGGACGACCCGGCGCGGCTGCTCGCCGCGAGGGAACGGACGAGCGCGTTCAAGGTGATGCCCGCCAAGGGGCTCGTGCTCACCGAGGTGGGGTACCCGCCGGACGCCGAGCTGGCGGCGCGGGCCGAGCAGACGCGGGCTCGCCGCGAATTGCGTGTCGACGGGGTCATCGGCTAA
- the rplM gene encoding 50S ribosomal protein L13, with product MTRTYTPKQSEIQRDWLVIDATDVVLGRLASHSAALLRGKHKAIFANHVDTGDFVIIVNADKVALTGQKLEQKKAYRHSGYPGGLKAVGYAELLEKNPVRAVEKAIRGMLPKNSLGRQQLKKLKVYAGPEHPHAAQQPKPYTLTQVAQ from the coding sequence GTGACGCGCACTTACACCCCGAAGCAGAGCGAGATCCAGCGCGACTGGCTCGTCATCGACGCCACCGACGTCGTGCTCGGCCGCCTCGCCAGCCACTCCGCCGCCCTCCTGCGCGGCAAGCACAAGGCGATCTTCGCGAACCACGTCGACACCGGCGACTTCGTGATCATCGTCAACGCCGACAAGGTGGCCCTCACCGGTCAGAAGCTCGAGCAGAAGAAGGCGTACCGCCACTCCGGCTACCCGGGCGGTCTCAAGGCCGTCGGCTACGCCGAGCTCCTCGAGAAGAACCCCGTCCGCGCCGTCGAGAAGGCGATCCGCGGCATGCTCCCCAAGAACTCGCTCGGTCGCCAGCAGCTGAAGAAGCTGAAGGTCTACGCCGGCCCGGAGCACCCGCACGCGGCTCAGCAGCCGAAGCCGTACACCCTCACCCAGGTCGCCCAGTAA
- the rpsI gene encoding 30S ribosomal protein S9 has product MAKIADQIDQAPESYTTETPASEAASAPRPVLNVSGAAVGRRKEAIARVRVVPGSGSITVNGREFADYFPNKLHQQLITDPFTVLELTGSYDVIARITGGGPSGQAGALRLAIARALNEIDRENNRPTLKKSGFLTRDARVIERKKAGLKKARKAPQFSKR; this is encoded by the coding sequence ATGGCGAAGATCGCAGACCAGATCGACCAGGCTCCTGAGAGCTACACGACCGAGACGCCGGCCTCGGAGGCCGCCTCGGCTCCCCGCCCCGTGCTGAACGTCTCGGGCGCGGCCGTCGGCCGCCGCAAGGAGGCCATCGCGCGCGTGCGCGTCGTCCCCGGCTCGGGCAGCATCACCGTGAACGGCCGCGAGTTCGCGGACTACTTCCCGAACAAGCTCCACCAGCAGCTCATCACCGACCCGTTCACCGTGCTCGAGCTCACCGGCTCGTACGACGTGATCGCGCGCATCACCGGCGGCGGCCCCTCCGGCCAGGCCGGCGCGCTGCGCCTCGCGATCGCCCGTGCACTGAACGAGATCGACCGCGAGAACAACCGTCCCACGCTGAAGAAGTCCGGCTTCCTCACGCGCGACGCCCGCGTCATCGAGCGCAAGAAGGCCGGTCTCAAGAAGGCGCGCAAGGCTCCGCAGTTCTCGAAGCGCTAG